The Streptomyces pratensis genomic interval CGGCGCCGCCCGGTGTGCCGTGAGCGCTGTCGCCCGCGCCGAGGTGGCGGCGCAGTCGGCTGTCCTGGCCGGCGATCCAGGGGACCGAATGGTCGGAGACGTTCCACCACAGCGCGAGGGCGCCGCCGGGGCGCAGTACGCGGAGCGCCTCGGGGAGGGCCAGGGCCGGGTCGGTCCAGTGCCAGGACTGGGCGTAGGTGATCAGGTCCGCCGACGCGGTGGCCAGGGGGAGGCGGTTGCCGTCACCGCGGACGACCGGCACGGACGGCAGCGACCGGCGCAGTTCCCCCGCCATGCCGGGGCCCGGCTCGACGGCGGTGACCCGGGCGCCCCGGGCGTGCAGCAGCCGGGTGGCGATGCCGGTGCCCGCGCCGACGTCGACGGCGCGGGCACCGCTCAGGGGGCGGCCTGTCAGTTCCTCGACGGTGTCCAGGAGGGCGGGCGGGTATCCGGGGCGCGCCGCCGCGTACAGGGCGGCGGCGCCGTCGAACGAGAGGGCGCGGGGCGTGGATGCGGGCATGGGTTCATCCTGCGTGCACCCCGGCGCGTCCGGCCGGCTTCCGTGGCAGTCCTACCGGCGCCCGGCGCGCTTCCCCTTGGGGCCCTTGCCGCCCTTGCGGGCCGCCGGGTTGCCCGTACGGGACGAGCGGCGCTTCGTGTACCGGTCGAGCGCCGTCTCGTACTCCGTGCGCCGCAGCTTCTCGCCCGGGGCCTCCTGGAACGAGCGGAAGAAGTAGGCGAGGAGCGAGCCGATGAAGCCGATCGACTTGAGGCCGCGCAGCCTGTCGTCCTGGGACGGGTCGGCGGGCCTGCGGGTGAACCCCTCCCAGGTCT includes:
- a CDS encoding class I SAM-dependent methyltransferase; protein product: MPASTPRALSFDGAAALYAAARPGYPPALLDTVEELTGRPLSGARAVDVGAGTGIATRLLHARGARVTAVEPGPGMAGELRRSLPSVPVVRGDGNRLPLATASADLITYAQSWHWTDPALALPEALRVLRPGGALALWWNVSDHSVPWIAGQDSRLRRHLGAGDSAHGTPGGAGSRNLPTLSGGGFGQRLLPWSRTVPVDTHLANLSSHSAFLVLGTAGEESTRRFLDEERGHLAAVFPDGMVEERYVVELAVLVR